The window GTGTGGCTTTTACTGCTACTGTATGGCCCATGCTCATGCCCGGCCCGAAGTTCACTGTGGTGAGGCCTTTAGGTGCTATCATTTCCAGCACTGCTCTTATAATAGAGTCTGTGCCGGGATCCCATCCGGAGGCCATTATCGAGACTGTATTCTTTTCTTTTGAGATCTTGTCAAGACTTTCTTTCAATTCTATCATAGAATCTCCATGAATGTCATAGGCATCCACTGTATTTATTCCCATATTGAGATATATGGGCGCAGTGCTTGGTACATGCCTGCTGTCTATGGCAAGTATTGCAACATCCACTTTCCCGAGTTTTTCAATATTGTCTACTACAGGAACGTTTGGAATATTGACTTTTAGTTTTTCTATAAGGTGGGCAAGCTCTACAATACCCGCCGTTTCCATGTCAGGACTTTCTTCTACGGCTTCATATACTTTTTTACCCACATTTCCAAATCCTACTATGGCAATTTTTATCTTTTCCAATTTTGCTACCTCCCATTATCAGCCGGTTCCTATACGATAAATATTTAAAAATAGATAATTTTTTATCGTATCGGACAGTCTTATATATTCAAAGTTGAGCAATAATCGTGCCAATTATTCTATTGCCGCAATGCCTTAAAACAAAAGACTCCTGGGCATTTTATAAAATTAAAAAATCCAGTTTCCCGGAAAATTTTTATCAGTTAATATCAATTCGCACAGCTTAATATATGTATTTGCTGGCATTTCCGAAAAACTGGACTTAAGTTCTGATATATGAACTTATTTGATTAAAGCAGTATGTTAAATCTATTTATAATTATATTATTTTATAAATGGTTACTCAATGACTTTTATTAAAAAATTTTTAAGGTATAAAGGGCTCTAGAAGAGCTCCTCTATACCTTTATATGTTTCCACTTTCCCAAGTTGTATCTAATGTATATAAAAACCGAACGGAATATCTGGTCAAGGGCCTGTGCTGTCCATGCGCCAAAAAGGCCAAAACCCATATTAATAAATATCTTTGCAAATAAAACTCGAATTCCCCATATGCCTACAACTGTTGCAAAAAGAGGTCCTCTGGTATCACCAGCTCCTCTCAGCGCCCCTGCCAAAATAAATTGCGTAGATTGCATTGGCTGCATAAGGGCTATTATTTTAAAGCATCCTGCCGCAAGGGCAATTACTTGGGCATCTCTGTTATAAATAGATGCTATTGGCTTACCGAAAAAGAAAAATGTAGAAGCTATTGCAACGGCGACGTACATGCCTATGCGCCGTGTTTCAAGACCGTATTTTTCAGCAAGGTCCGGTCTTCCTGCCCCAAGGCTTTGACCCACCAGAGTAGTTGCCGCCATTCCAAAAGCTTGGCTTGGAGAAAAGGAGAGTCCGAAGACATTAAGCGCTATCTGGTGAGCTGCAAATACTGTAGTGCCGAGCCCTGCAACAGTCCTTGCAAATTCTACCTGGCCAAGTCGAAGGACAAACTGTTCTATTCCTGAAGGTATTCCAATCTTTAGTATTCGTTCTATTACGTTAAAATCAAAGTAAATTCCCTTTTTCTCTGAAAGTGTAAGTATAGAATTAGGATGGTATATAGCCATAAGAGCCATAATCATCCCTACAAGGCGCGAAAGCGTCGTAGCTATAGCTGCACCTGCAACACCCATTGCCGGAAAACCTAGTTTTCCATAGATTAACACATAATTCATACCAACATTTAAAAGATTTGAAATCAGATTATATCTCATGGGCGTCATGGTATCTCCCGCGCCTCTTAATGCCGCACCTATTCCCATACTGATAGAAATAAATATGCCACCTAGTGCAATAATTTGTAAATATGTTACTGCAAGAGGGTACACATCGGGTTCTGCCCCCATAAAGTTTATAACACTTCCGGCAAAAACGTATCCAAGTATGCTCACTAAGGTTCCGATAATAAACGTCAAAATAAGCGTTTGTTTTACAACAGAACTTGCAGATTCGGTATCATCTGTGCCAACATAACGCGCTATAAGAGCAGTGCTGCCTACATTAAGAGCTTGAAATACTGAAAGCGCAAGCATTGTAGGTTGATTTGTGATGCCTACGGCTGCAAGCGATTCCTTGTTTACTTGTCCCACCATGACCATATCAACCATACCGAACAATGTACCAAGGAGTAATTCTATAAGGGAAGGCATTGCGAGCTGCATTATGCGCTTGCGAAGTATGCCTCTGTCACTGGCTTCATCAATAATTTCTTCCTCTTGAATTTCTTCGTAAAAATTAGGTTCTTCATTACTTGCCTGATTTTGTTTAATATTTTTTTGTTCATGTTCCATTTATATTTACCACCTCATTAACCTGTTTTATCACAGCCGAAGTCATAAATCACCTCCACTTGTTACGGCCAAAATAGTTATAATAGTTGTATTAATACCTTGCAAACAAATAATAATATTCCTTGATATAAATATTATATCATTTTTTGCAAGCTGTAAGATATTAGCGAACTTCTTAGGTATCGCCAATACTTTTACTAAAAAAAGACCCCTGCTTTCAGGGTCAACCGTGAAAGAAAGGGGGCATAAAAAATAAGGGTAAATCATTTAAGTAAGAAATAGGGTCTGTATAAATTATAACATTATACAGTCTAATTTACCATACTTAAATTAAGCTAAATTTCCAATTTTTTATAAGTAATTCAAAACTTATATTAAGCGATGCAAAAGTGATTCCTTATCTCCATAAAGAAAATCAATAATAGGAATTTCAAGAGTGCTGTAGCATCCCGGTTTCTGTTTAAGACTTGCGCGTGCAGCTGCCGCCATAATTTGGCCTGTTGCCGCCGGATTGCATATAGACATACTAAATTCTATTCTTTGATTGCTGGTTACCCCCGAAACTCCCTTCCTTTCCATATGGACTCCGTGCCCCTTGTCGATAAGGCTCTTTACGTCATCTACCTTATAAACATGAGTCTCATCATGAATGAAATAAGGATCGTTTTTAATTGCTTGAGAGATTTTTTCAAAATCATAACCATCTTTTATTTTTACATATACCATTCTTCTATGAATACCTGTGCCTTCAGGTATAGTCATTGATAGAGCATCTTCTACCCCTTCAATCGATTTTGCTACCACTGTATGACCCATGCTCATGCCCGGTCCAAAGTCAGTATATGTTATTCCCCTGGGTGCAATTACCTCCATCAAAGTTCTTACAATTGAATCTGAGCCCGGGTCCCAACCGCACGAAATAATTGAGACTGCATTATTTGCTTTTGCAAGACTATCAAGATTTCTTCTAAGCTCGATTATAGAATCTCCGTGAATATCAAAGCTGTCTATCGTATTAATTCCCTGCTTTAAATACATAGGCGCAACCTCAGGAACCGAACGGCTGGGTATACTCAGTATAGCTGCGTCTACCTTCCCTAATTCAGCAACATCAGTTACAACCGGCACTTCTCCTACAAGCTTTTTTACTGAATCAACTTTTTTAGGATTTCTCAAAACTATGCCCGCTACTTCCATATCCGGGCTTTCCTCTACAGCAGGCAAAACCTCTCTTCCTACATTACCAAAACCTACTATTGCAACTCTTATCTTCTTTGCGCTTACATCTGTTGTCATTTTACTTCCTCCCTCTTGATTTAAAATTAAGAGGTCTTGCAAAAAACAAAAACAACCGGGTATACTTGCCGGTTGTTTCACTCTTGGCAAATACCTCTCTCCTGAAGTAGCTCTCCACCGAATTGCTCCGGTGACAGTCCTATACTTATTCAGCATAGGCCCAGCATGGTCTTTGGGAAAAACCACACTTCGGCAGTGTTCCCTTTCGGCTTGCTTAATCAGCTTCCCTCGCCTCTGCAAGCTTACTCTTGATACACCGCGCCTCTACCTCAACTCTTAGCGAGATGAGGCATATTCAATTTTTTATAACTATATCACAATTTGTTCGTTCTGTCAATTTTTCTCAAAATCGACAGAACGAAAATTTCCTTTATTATTGCTGAGACAGCGCCGGGGGAAAATAAAAAACAACTACTTTATTTTGCACAAAGTAGTTGTTTTTTACTAAAACTAGGTTAAACACCTTTTTCTTTACTTGCGGGTTTGCATAAAATCTGCGAAATCCAAGTGTCAAAAATCGCAGAGGCGTGTGCCGGTCTTATGATAATTGCGGTATCGGCTCCTTCGGAAGTGCCGCCTACAGCTATTATGTCTTCCCCGTAAGGGATAAGTCCTGCGTCAAGAGCCATAACAGCCGTTTCCACACAAACTTTGGTACCCTGTCCTAACATCCGCAAAGTTTGAGCTATGATTTCAACAGGATATGCACCGCCAAATTTGCGGCTAATTCCTCTTTCAGCGCCTGAAAGCACATGAGTAGTTGTAAGGACTTTCACTCCGGCATCTGTAAGCTCTTTTCTTACATTTTCGCTCATTTCCTGCTGGCCAGGTTTTTCAAAACCTGTTACATGTGTTACGCAAACAAGATTTACTCCAAGATTTGCATCTTTAAAAAGTTTTGCTGTATAGCCTTTGCATGATGCTATTACAACATGTTTTACATCATATTTTTTTATAGCATCCCTTACAACTTCAAGGGTCTTTTCAGTATTTTGTTTCCCAGCTTTTTCAAAATACATTTTCCTTACCTCCAACTTATTTTGCTAACTAATTTGCTGTTCATAATCTTGAATAATGGTGATTCCCGAGCTTGTTCCTATTCGTGTAGCTCCTGCCTCAATCATGGCAAGTGCTGTTTTGGCATCCCTTATACCGCCGGAAGCTTTCACTTCCATTGCATTTCCTACTATTTTTTTCATTAGCTTTACATCATCCACAGTAGCCCCTCCTGCTCCAAAACCTGTAGATGTTTTTACAAAATCCGCTTGGGCTGCTTTAGCCAACTGGCAGGCAGACACCTTTTCATTTTCATCAAGGTATCCTGTCTCCAGAATTACTTTTACTTTTGCTTGTGGATTAATTGATTTTGCCGCTTTTACCACTTCAGCGATGTCTTCTTGAACACCGTAAAAATCGCCGCTTTTTAGCAGTCCCACATTCATCACCATATCTATTTCTGCGGCTCCTGCTT is drawn from Tepidanaerobacter syntrophicus and contains these coding sequences:
- a CDS encoding diaminopimelate dehydrogenase, which translates into the protein MEKIKIAIVGFGNVGKKVYEAVEESPDMETAGIVELAHLIEKLKVNIPNVPVVDNIEKLGKVDVAILAIDSRHVPSTAPIYLNMGINTVDAYDIHGDSMIELKESLDKISKEKNTVSIMASGWDPGTDSIIRAVLEMIAPKGLTTVNFGPGMSMGHTVAVKATPGVKDAISITVPKGMGLHKRLVYIELEDGYDFNEVSKEIKDDSYFNQDETYVFCVDNVKNLIDMGHGVHIERKGVSGNTHNQKMDFTMSLTNPAATAQVMVSAARASLKQNPGCYTLIEIPPIDCIYGERISLIKRFV
- a CDS encoding MATE family efflux transporter → MEHEQKNIKQNQASNEEPNFYEEIQEEEIIDEASDRGILRKRIMQLAMPSLIELLLGTLFGMVDMVMVGQVNKESLAAVGITNQPTMLALSVFQALNVGSTALIARYVGTDDTESASSVVKQTLILTFIIGTLVSILGYVFAGSVINFMGAEPDVYPLAVTYLQIIALGGIFISISMGIGAALRGAGDTMTPMRYNLISNLLNVGMNYVLIYGKLGFPAMGVAGAAIATTLSRLVGMIMALMAIYHPNSILTLSEKKGIYFDFNVIERILKIGIPSGIEQFVLRLGQVEFARTVAGLGTTVFAAHQIALNVFGLSFSPSQAFGMAATTLVGQSLGAGRPDLAEKYGLETRRIGMYVAVAIASTFFFFGKPIASIYNRDAQVIALAAGCFKIIALMQPMQSTQFILAGALRGAGDTRGPLFATVVGIWGIRVLFAKIFINMGFGLFGAWTAQALDQIFRSVFIYIRYNLGKWKHIKV
- a CDS encoding diaminopimelate dehydrogenase, which gives rise to MTTDVSAKKIRVAIVGFGNVGREVLPAVEESPDMEVAGIVLRNPKKVDSVKKLVGEVPVVTDVAELGKVDAAILSIPSRSVPEVAPMYLKQGINTIDSFDIHGDSIIELRRNLDSLAKANNAVSIISCGWDPGSDSIVRTLMEVIAPRGITYTDFGPGMSMGHTVVAKSIEGVEDALSMTIPEGTGIHRRMVYVKIKDGYDFEKISQAIKNDPYFIHDETHVYKVDDVKSLIDKGHGVHMERKGVSGVTSNQRIEFSMSICNPAATGQIMAAAARASLKQKPGCYSTLEIPIIDFLYGDKESLLHRLI
- a CDS encoding pyruvate kinase alpha/beta domain-containing protein, coding for MYFEKAGKQNTEKTLEVVRDAIKKYDVKHVVIASCKGYTAKLFKDANLGVNLVCVTHVTGFEKPGQQEMSENVRKELTDAGVKVLTTTHVLSGAERGISRKFGGAYPVEIIAQTLRMLGQGTKVCVETAVMALDAGLIPYGEDIIAVGGTSEGADTAIIIRPAHASAIFDTWISQILCKPASKEKGV
- the deoC gene encoding deoxyribose-phosphate aldolase, whose protein sequence is MLTKNELAKYIDHTLLKPTATFADIELLCLEAKEYGFYAVCVNSCYVKHAASILKDSDVKVGSTVGFPLGAMLTASKAFEAAEAVKAGAAEIDMVMNVGLLKSGDFYGVQEDIAEVVKAAKSINPQAKVKVILETGYLDENEKVSACQLAKAAQADFVKTSTGFGAGGATVDDVKLMKKIVGNAMEVKASGGIRDAKTALAMIEAGATRIGTSSGITIIQDYEQQIS